One Coffea eugenioides isolate CCC68of chromosome 2, Ceug_1.0, whole genome shotgun sequence genomic window, TATTATCGGGTTACATATCATAAAGATAAAGAGTACCAAAACTACATCTAACATCCCTAAAGTAGAAAAGAGATATTGCGTAATTTTAAGGTAAAATATTGCTTGACCATATCAAAATAAGGGTTGCCTGAATTCTTCAGGCTTCAATATTAATTCGCAAGCCAAGTGCACTCGCTGGTTATTATCGACAATCCTCGTTGAGTGTCTTGAGTACGAACCATTTAACATCTGACGTGAAAAACTGAAATATTGAAAGACATTGAGGAGCATTTTGCATTTTCTACACACATTGCTAAGTTAGTATTTCTAAAGGGGAGAAAATGATCTGCCAGACGAGCAAAGCTTTAAGGGGATGACCACAACAGGGCGCTCAACTTGATTACTGACGCCAAAAGGGAATGCAAAAAATTCCTCGATAACTGCATTACTATCACCCATTAACTTTCAAACAATTTACATTGCTCTACATAACTTACAATAACCCCATCGCTTTGCTGTATGTGAAGTTGAATACTAATGTTCCATGGCCTCGTGTACTTTTGCAAGGGGAACTATAACCATCCTTGTGAttcatcaaaaaaaaatcaaataaattccAACCCAACCCCCTCTCAGCAACCATCAGTAAAACCGCTATCAAAGGAAAACAGAACAGTAAATGACAGCTTAAAATTGGACTTGTAACTCTAGCAATGATCGTAGTCCCGTGGAGATAAAACCATGCTAGCAAGCAAGAGGCACCCAAGACAAGTAATAGACCAAGTTCCCAGCTTGCACTCTTCCAAAAGGTTGCCTTCACTAAAAAATATGTCTAAGAAAGCTAAAATCAATCAACTTTTGAAATAACAAAATCCTTTGAGAAGAACCCTCTGTATCAAGTTCACCTGAATTCGTCCTTAAAGAAAATGTCCATCTTGCAGAAACCTAAGATGGGCACACAAAgcctaatattttattaataaactGGACACTGTTTCCTAGCATGTGCTAATTTCAGGCTGAAGTTCATACTCGCATGCCATCTTAAACTCCCATGCTCAAGAAGACAAGTACAAAAAATACACAAGTTACTAAAAGATCCATCCGTGTTGCTTAATTAGCACACAACGATACTGAAAATTTTAAGTACTCAAATCTCTGCAATGATTATCATATTGCTTTGAGGGCTGAACCTGAGAAACAATTTATCAATTTCAATCTGGATGGTGCTTTGAGATACTTTAATCTGCAAATACTGCATTGGAAAATAAGTACCGTCTGTAACCACATGTAAAGCAACCCCACCTTTCGAACTAAACCAGCTGTCAATGGAAACAAATACTAGAGAGGGCCTACTCGCTCTGTAAATTTGGTCATATCTTACAGGGGGATTTCCTTTATGAAATATACTTTGAAAACACTAATTTTTGTCTCTTCTTCTCAATCTCTTGCAAATTTCCATACAGCAGAAATGAACGAGACGATGGAATATCCAAACTGCCTAAGTATAGTTGGAGCAATACAGTCCCATTCAGATTAACTTGTACAATTCTCTTCTCCTCCAGCCACGAAAAGGCTTCACATCTCAAACTGATGGGATCAAAATGAGTTTCAGAGTTCCACAAAATCCTAGCCTCTTTGTCAAATCAGATCTGTACATACAAGTTGACGAGTAACCAAGATGCTCCTTCACAGATAGCTCTTATGCACCATAAACATAACTTAAAACTCATCACTTCCCTTTACCACAACTAAAATGAATGGGAATCCAGGGGCAGACAGCTTAATCCTATCTAGCTTAGTTGACACTTATAAATATCTTATAAATATAAAGCCATGACTCGTGAAGCAACAAAATCACATACCTCAATAGTAAGATCCAGAACCACCACTTCCCATATAACTACTACCACCCATGCCACGACCAGAATAGAGTGAAGAATATGAGCTTCCACCAACCTGCAGTTCACAGAAAtggggccaaaaaaaaaagatgacaaAGAGGGTAAGCATGCCTGACCGCTCCAAATAAGCATCATAGAAAAAGGAAGTCACCGTAAAAGAGAAGCCAAAAAACTTACGTCACTACCACGAGGCATGTAATCACCACTAAAGCCTGATGAGTACATCCCACTAACATCACTACCACTATAGGAGCCTGCAAACCATGACACCAAATGCCAAGACATCATAAAAAAGTTTCATCTTGTACAGTTATGAATTCATAGAGCAAATGGATTCAGAATCAATCATGTGTGTCATATGAATGCAGACTAAAAACTGAAGGCCAATTTTGCAATATATCAATGTATAGCAAAACTAGGTCAAACCTCCACCATATCCCATGGCCTGGCGGCCACCATAAAGCCCATGGGAATCTTGACTGGACATGGAACTTCGGCTACCACCATATCCTACACTGGACCTCCCAAGTCTGAAATCAATTAATAGATGTTGAAATTAAATCAATAACTTCCCAAATCTCACTGGCAAGTTACtccatggaaaaaaaaaaaggcaaattaCTCCAGTTGGATAAAGGAAAGCAAATTACTTGATGTTTAAGAAAATATTACCTATCACCATAAGCATCCCCATATTGAGAAGCACTGCCACTGCCACTAAGATCATAATCCAAACGAGCACGAGATTGGCGTACCCCTGCCTCCACATAGCGTGGAGGTACGTCATCCTTGCATGTATAACAAAGTCAACTTAGATCTTGCAGCCTTACCAAAGTCATGAACAGGGAAAAAACAAACACCAGATCAAATATCAAACAGCCCAAAAGAATTAACTACCAAGGCACTGTATGGACGCTTTGACCCAGGCATTGAATCGTATTCCCGGCCACGGCTTTCACGGTAGGCTGGAGGTGGCCTATCATATCTTTGCCCATAACCATCATCAACATAATCCCTTCTTGGCACTGGACGAGAAGGAACTCTAGACAGATCAGGGTAGCCAGATCCACGAGATGAATAGTCTTCCCTATATGATGCACGCCTGTCAGCAGGAACTCTAGAACTATACTCTGCAGCTGCTCTACTCCTTGGTGGAAGCTCTTCACGGCGACCATAATCCCTTTTCAAGCTACTCTTAGGATATGGTTCAACTGGGGCAGGTGCAAATGTCAATAATGATAATATACCAACACAGCAACTTTGAATATAATATAGAAGCGTGCATATCTGCATACCAGGTGGTCTCCTCTCATAGGACCTTGGAGGGGGAGCCACAGCTCTGGCCCTAGGTGGTGGAATGTCCATAACTGGGCGTCTATCTCTGAAACCAGCAGGCCTTCTAAATCCACGATCCACAACAGGTGGCATACGTGGTGGAACACCTCTTGTTCCACGAACAGGGATAGCATGTGGAACTGGACGGCTCCATGGACCCCTTACAGCCCGAACAGGCCCACGGCCAGGTCGATAGTCCCCACGAGCAATATGTTTTCCTTTGCCCCTCTGAAGTGGCCTAGACAATCTGGCCCTAACTTTTGCCTGAAAGAGCATAATTTGGTAAAGCAGCTtgaaaacaacaaaaagaacCCAAAGAAATGAAGAACCCACCTTGCTATCTCCTTCACCCAGCTCTTCGTTATTGATGCTTTTGGCACATGTAACTGCAGCATCATGGGTGGTAAACGTGACAAATCCAAAATCCTTTCTTTTGGCCGATGGCATGTTGCGTGCAAGCTCAACCTTTTCAATATCACCATAGGTCTTCAGAAGTTTACGTACTTGATCCTCATCCCAAGAAGAGGGAATCCCATCCACAAAAACCGTTTTCACCTGAATGcagaaacataaaaaataatcaCGAACCATCCAGCTTTGACTTTAGTATTTGAAGCCTCAAGGGAAGCTAAACTACTCCCAAACTAAGCAGATAAAACCCAAATCTGCAGATTAAACTCCACCAAATCAAAATGCATCACTACCCTTCCTAGCAAATATTTGGGCAAAAAAATGTCAacgcagaaaaaaaaaattcaacaccACAAAATAAATTATCCCGTCAAATCCAATATCTAAAGCTCTCCAAATGTCATTGTCACGCATAATGATCACcagaagaacagaaaaagaaacaagGATCAAAGGAAACCACCCTAGTACAAGATCCTTCCAGTTGGTGTAGAAATGTTGGTCTGAGTCTGTTACCTGAGCCATGATCTCATCACCAGGGTCAATGAAGGAATCTGCAAAAGAAACCTTAGCAGGCCTATCAACTCCAAACACAACATCTCTCTTCTGTAAACGTTTAAAAGCATCCATGGCATCAGAACGAGAAGAAAACTCAAGAAAAGCAAAGCCTCGATTCAGTCCATCATTGTTACTGTCCTCAACCAATGTAAGATCCTCAATGTTTTCAATGCCATACTGCTTTAACTTCTCTTTCAACTGGAAGCACATTAAAATCAGTAAGACAACATATGAACAAATCTTATCTTAATAATTAAAAGCACGAAGATTGACACTTCATTGTGGAACATTTATTTGTCCTGAACTACTTACAGCCTCCTTTGTCCACGTTTTGCAAATATTACCCAGGAATAGAGTATCACTGTCTTGACTTGGAGTAACACCACATTGCTTTCCATGCACCTGGAATTTGGGGTTGCCAAAAAATGTAATTCAACATATGAACTAAATTGAGTTTTCTTCAGAACTAAGAATCAGAAAAATACCACTGGATTTTTGAGCTCTGAACAAGCTCGTTTAGCTTGTCCTACAGTTGCAAAACGGAGGAAGGCAAATCCCTTGTTCTTCTTAGTCTGAGGATTCATCATCAGCCTAACTTCAGTAACCTCACCAACTTCACTGAAGACTTTCCTAAGATCATCCTCAGTAGCATCCTTGTCTAAACCCCCAACAAAAATCTCAAACTCCTTTCTCTTGCGCCTTTCTTTGACAAGCTCATGGTggtcctcttcttcttcattgtcAACCATCTCAGCACGCTCCTCAACATCATGCTCATCATCTTCCTCACCCTCAAGCTCCTCTTGAACATCTTCAATTTCCTCCTCAACTATGTCAGCCTCTTCCTCAACAGGGTCTTCTTCTATTTCATCCAATTCTTCTCGAGCATCCTCCTGCTCAATTTCCTTCTCATCATAGTCAACACTGCCATACTCTTCTGGCTCATACTCAGGATCATTATCCTCCAAATCTAACCTCTCACCCCTTTCAAACTCATCACCAGACTCTTTCACATCGTCATCTTCTGTTAGAAAGGAGATGAAGTTATCCAGGCCAGTCAGCAGAATGAAACCACAATAAATTCTACCTCCCATTCATAACCAACTTAAAAATGAGATTTGTTGATCACATCATATCAAATCCAGAAAGAAACAATATCATGCTTGATGAAAAGTGTATCTCCCCTATAATAGACTTTTCACTGGTATACAACAAAATCTGGTTTATTGAACATCCCGGAGAGCAGTAATATTTACAAGATAGCAAGTAGCTAGGCGCACAGATGTCCAAAACTAGAATTTACACTCTTTTCCTTCTTGTCAGTAGACACAAGTAGAACCTTTTGTAGTTTCCATTTTGGCTACAACTGGTTCCTTATCGGGAAATAGAAAAAAATGGAGGATTCTGGTCTTCTTTCCGCCAATAGAACATATCCTTAGGGTAAGTCATCAGGAGCTTTAAACCAAACATATAGAAGATAGAAGTACAGTGAAAAGAAGTTACCACAAATAGAATTGACATGAAAATTGGAATTGAATTATTTCACAAAGCAATAATGATAATGCAATGAAGCTAGAATCAGTTGCTATTGGTAGAAACATGTATATGCACCATCTAGAAATATTTCATGACGTCATCCAGCCATCAAAAGTTAAAACAGAGAACTTTTCCTCGTCCTGATATAAATTAGAGCAGCGCAACTCTCACCCAATACTTCACTTGCGCATACCGCCTCCCTCATTTGTATCCGAaccaataaaaacaaaaaagcattGAAACGTCTCTAAAAATACCTAAAAGCTATTAAAAGATACACTTCCACTTGTCAAAAGAGACCCAAATCAGCAGACCCATAAAAAATAGTCAGAATTCATGCTTTTAATTGCCTCAATAACTTATTATCCAACATAACTGAATTTTAACAGTCAGAATTGAAACTAACAATTTTTCCATTCCGCAACTGACAAAAAGCAACATTCTCTTGGAGAAGATACCCAAAATACAACCTATTCACGTTCTTGCCTAccccaaaaataaaacaaaacataaacagaaaatataaaattagcTTCAGGAAGAAAAAACCTAATGATATTCAATGAGCTTCAGTACAGAAAGCTCGGACTTATATAATTAGCCGCAAAAGCAATTTTGTAGATATTCGggcttttcaaaattttatcatACGAGTTATCAGAATAATTCAGGTAAAGTTACTGAGAGTTCAAATCATAGGAAAAAATAGCAGAAATTGAGAGTTAAATTACTCACTTCTCCGAGAAGCAACTCCGTTGTCCACTGATTTAACCTCAGGCTCCTTCTCCAACTTCGCCTCTTTCTTCGACTCCGCCACCGTGAAAGGTGGCGGCGGTGACCTTTTATATTCCACGGCACGTACCTCCTCTACTTTGATAGGTTCATCAACGGGCTCTTGCGCTTTGGCTTGGGCCCTCCCGGCCCCTCTCCCGCCTCTTCCACCCCTCTTTGACCCCGGCCCCGGGGGCAATTTCTTCGCCGCTCTTGGAGGCATAATTTGTGTATGataaaaaaatcaacaaaaaaataGAATTCCCAGCTTAAattaaacagaaaaaaaaaattgaaaaacagaTTCAATCTTTGATGAAATTAAACGAAATTTGAATCTGCTGATTTATTTAGTTGGGTATATAGAGGGAGATTACGAGGAAAAAAGATCGAAACTTGAAAGCCCTAAGAAATGGATAGCATTTCAGGTTGTTTGGAAACCCTAGTGGACTTTGGTTATAAATTGGTCGGAAGAGATTGGGTGTATTTATTCTCAGTTTAATAGTTTGTGCGAGCGTTTGATTAGGTGACGCGTTGCATTATCCAATAACGTGGGGCTTTGTAATTGGTGCACTCGAACAACTGCTATTAACGTAGGCTGTCCGAAGTCTGGTTGCCGTAGGAATCATCTACCATTAAGGTTAAGATGCCATCTAGTCAatattcccttttcttttgttttcctattttgaagattttttatttttttttttgggggaagaAAGGCAAGCTTGTGTTCAAAGAGAAGGTTCCTGTATTGAAAGAGAAGGTACAGGCGTATAGCTTCCCATATGAACTGTTTCCCACTCTTATCATCCTCTACGAAAATGTTGTATGGGAAATTACTATCCAAAATAGAGTGCCAACATGCTGTAAATGTATTTGTAGAAAAACACAGCAACTTTGTTACATTCATGGAATGCAAATCTAACAGCGTTGAGTGTGTTtagataggagattatttgaaataattactatatcACATCGTAATATAATGCACATCAAACAAAGAGATTGCTGGGAATATaaaaggttgattaaaaatTGTAATTGTATTAGCCAGTAAAATATGTTTgagaaaagggataatttcacaaacctcccctgaggtttttttACAATTACAGAGAGCTTCcctcaagttttaaaaattacatatatctCCCCTACTTTTACTGTTTAGTAACAATATAGGTCCAACGATATAGATTTTCTCACAAAATTCCTAAATTGCCCTTTAAACTAAGAAAAATATAGTATACTCAATTATTTTCTTCCACACTTTGCACAAATCAATAAATCCAATCCCTAACAACCATCCAAGCATAAGTTTTAAAACCAAATAGCCATCCAAAGGATGCCAAATTACATGTATAGTATCAATACTTGCCAcgtaaaaaaaaacacacacacacacgcacaaaCCCCATTGACAACTAATTTTATACCCCAAAATTAAATATCAATGCTCAAATACCTTTCAATATAAATTAACCTGACTTTGAATCGCTATTACAACCCTTCTATGGTCTTAAACAtattaatatttcaaaaatagaaaataaattctacctctaaaataaaataataataataaatttctaatccaatgaaagaaatccttatgtaattattgacattttataaaaaaatttcttgacaacaaataaaatatgacaaattcaacatctttagttcttcttcttatttcaatcatcaatttcattatttatcTTTCTATCACTGCAagtctcttcattttcttctaatttCATACATAATCTGCCGCCCCCTCTGttgattttataattttaatttgcTAATATCCACAAAATTGAAGATAATAAAAAGAGGGTATATTAACTAAAAAAGAGAGGAATGAAAATAGACAAtagacagaatttttttttttttttgggttttgtaaatttattgtattaaatttaaaattgtctACCAAATGAAGTGTATTATAGGTATTTTACTATACCAagagaggtaagtgtaattttttaaacctaAGGGGAGcagagtgaaattgtcagaaacctcaagggaggtttctgaaattatcccttgagAAAATAGTTGCTAAAGAAAAATAGTAACATCTTGATCTCCCATTGCAAAAAGAAGGCTAACAGGCAAATCTTTTCAGGTTTGAACTCGGgtcaatttgaaaataaatgcTCTTTCAATCAGgtcaatttgaaaataaatgcTCAGATCTAGAAAAGAGGTTCAACAATTGGAAAAGGTTTATGGTGGGATATGAATTATAAATGCCAATTTATCAAATGAAAGGTCTTGATCAATTTTTAAtctccaattttgaaaagatatttTATTCTTAGAGAATGGTGTAATGAatttttacatgttatattagAGTGCGTCCAAATGCTATTTCCTATATGAATTTATGCAGTCGCTTAGGACAGTTAATTATAAGATGAACAACCGCGCCGATATCGTTCAGAGTTGGGCCATTTGAATGGAAAATGCTATATGCActtcattttttgttatttgtgcTCC contains:
- the LOC113760805 gene encoding heterogeneous nuclear ribonucleoprotein R, giving the protein MPPRAAKKLPPGPGSKRGGRGGRGAGRAQAKAQEPVDEPIKVEEVRAVEYKRSPPPPFTVAESKKEAKLEKEPEVKSVDNGVASRRKDDDVKESGDEFERGERLDLEDNDPEYEPEEYGSVDYDEKEIEQEDAREELDEIEEDPVEEEADIVEEEIEDVQEELEGEEDDEHDVEERAEMVDNEEEEDHHELVKERRKRKEFEIFVGGLDKDATEDDLRKVFSEVGEVTEVRLMMNPQTKKNKGFAFLRFATVGQAKRACSELKNPVVHGKQCGVTPSQDSDTLFLGNICKTWTKEALKEKLKQYGIENIEDLTLVEDSNNDGLNRGFAFLEFSSRSDAMDAFKRLQKRDVVFGVDRPAKVSFADSFIDPGDEIMAQVKTVFVDGIPSSWDEDQVRKLLKTYGDIEKVELARNMPSAKRKDFGFVTFTTHDAAVTCAKSINNEELGEGDSKAKVRARLSRPLQRGKGKHIARGDYRPGRGPVRAVRGPWSRPVPHAIPVRGTRGVPPRMPPVVDRGFRRPAGFRDRRPVMDIPPPRARAVAPPPRSYERRPPVEPYPKSSLKRDYGRREELPPRSRAAAEYSSRVPADRRASYREDYSSRGSGYPDLSRVPSRPVPRRDYVDDGYGQRYDRPPPAYRESRGREYDSMPGSKRPYSALDDVPPRYVEAGVRQSRARLDYDLSGSGSASQYGDAYGDRLGRSSVGYGGSRSSMSSQDSHGLYGGRQAMGYGGGSYSGSDVSGMYSSGFSGDYMPRGSDVGGSSYSSLYSGRGMGGSSYMGSGGSGSYY